In Clupea harengus chromosome 12, Ch_v2.0.2, whole genome shotgun sequence, the sequence tcattttttttatttttattctcatAATTTTTACTTAAGTGTTAAGTAGCTGCAGGGATCATTATTTATTCCAAGTGACGGTACGTGTCCACGGCATGCGatatcgtgctgctctcattgggatagaatggatgcgatttgctgcatactgaggaaaaaatcgtgtctgctgcctgcaaaaagtTGGGCttgctttaactttatgcaaatgagtgcgatttgctgcatgctgagagccaatcagttcggcgtgtgtgttatttggaagccaacgtagttcataggggcgggagtaatcaaaaatatcgaaacaagatggcggcgtctcgggactctgttactgggaaatattttatgtgaataaaggttagCTACAGGACTTTTTgtatgtctaatcgactcggtttgttgtttatatgctacacgaatgctgtgaggtcaaacagaatattgtaggtatTGAACTCAAGCTctcgactattactgttagcttgccgctaacactttaaccaaaaacccattggaaaacatagtggctagctagctgctaataagttacctataactagggtgaccagacgtcctcttttacccggacacgtcctcttttacaggactttttatatgtctaatcgactcggtttgttgtttatatgctacacgaatgctgtgaggtcaaacagaattgTGTAGGTCTTGAACTCAAGCTCtggactattactgttagcttgccgctaaccCTTTAAGCGAAaacccattggaacacatagtggctagctagctagctgctaataagttacctATAACGcttaattgattgttgtttactttgcacatgagcaCATTTTGGGACGAATGACCCAATCCAATattagcgatctcagtcactacgcgGAGTTTGAGTATCTAATCATGTATTTAATGATGACTTTATTGACAACACAAAACTGTGGGTGCTTCCAACATAACCGCGAGCGCTAAAAAGCAAAGCCCACCTGGCTGTCCCTAGCAAAGCTCAACTTTGCTAATGTGCAacattagcgcagcactgcaACCGAACAAAAGTGATTTTCCTGACCACGCCCCCCATCCGACTTTACGCATgcgatttaacgcatgtaatttgtgccgtggacacgTACAGTTAATCTCTGATTCGCCTTCCGAAGCAGAAGGCGGTGCTAATGCGCATACTACACTGATTCCTTagctctggaaaaaaaactgaaaagtttAAACGGTTGAGAGTTTGGCGGGAAGCAACAGAAGGCCTGCAGAAAGTTACTACCTACACGGCAGCATTCAGCATTACTCGACTTACTGTAAGTTTTGAATGTTAATATTTATTCACTTTTACTTCTTTCATAcatttgttggtgtgtttgtctcaaAGAGCGTAGACCTTCTCTAAGCCCCCGCCCTTCACTGGCTTATCACGGGAGTCTTGTAGGGCATTGCCAACTTGGTGACGTTAAGTCAGATATAGGTTAGCTGCTAAAGGGCTAGCCACTTAGCGGACCACTAATGTTACACACTCCAGTCACTAGACTATTACGGCTGCGAGCAACCATATTCTTCGTGAGTGGTCTTGAATGAATCCTGGCGACCTAAGCTTACAAGCAAAGCAATGATTATATATGTTTAAGAATTGgtgtttaaaacattcaaagaATGTGTTGCTAGtgctaccccccacccctcattcCGCTAGCAGCACAGCGTGTTTTGGGGGACTTTCCCTTCATGATACAGACTAAATTGTATTTGCCATAGTCTCAGTTTACTATTGatagatgtattttgtattggGTAACGTATTTTAACGTACTAAATGGAACTTGCACCTAATAGTGAGGACGTGTAAATGTTAAGTTATAACTAAGTGTTACGTTGAAACTCTGCTTGGTGCAACCGCTTATTTTTTAGTAGTGCGTAAAGTCGAACGCATGGGCCATTTACGTCCACCGTAGCCTTTTTAAAGGTTATTAAAAGAGCATGAACGAGCATAATAGGGCCTCTTAGCTCAAACTGAGTTCCTACACTAAGAGTTCACGTTCAACTGCCCGCCCACTTGTGCTGCGtcgtttttaaaataaaataaatgccaTTATTGTTGATTAACCATGCAGATAAGTGCAAGTGCTGCTGCTTTTCGTTACAGTAGGCTAAGGTTAATTTTGCTTGATGGCTTTAGTAGCTTGACACTGGGGATCAAATGAAAAGATCATTAACAGGGGAATTTATGAATGGAAGTATTTATAATTTGACACTCTTTGAATGCTTCTAATTGTTCAGTTTCAGATCAGTTTATGCCCTTTCATCTCCCTGTTCCAGTTTCATGAAGTTAAGACAGTTAAGGAAGACAACTGGAGATGTGATAAAGATACCAGGTAATCCAATGAATGTGAATTCCTCTATCAACCACCCCTCTTTCATTTAAGACATTTCATTCAAGATTTGtcttaaaaaaatgttaaaaactCTGTTCTGGTTTCAGCTCTACCAGAGGTTGCTCAAGTACACATTAGAGAACAAACAACTAGTGACACAATCTACAAGACAACAAATGTGACCATTGATGGCACAGACTATGTCTGTggaatgtttctgtctgtaggaGTCAGTGGTGGACTGTCGACATTTGGCAAAATAGAAGAGATCTTTCTTGTGAATCACAACGtatcttttctgtgttgtgattatGACTCCTGGTATGTAGAACATCTACGGTCCTATGAGCTGTCAACTGCAGACATAAGCCTGTCGATCCACCTGCAGTCTGGTCTGAATGATACAGTCCCTCTCTGCATACAAGATAGACGGCTCGCTGCTGCTGACCCCCAAGCGGTTCATTCAAGTGAGACAGAACTGAGTTCAGGTAATAATGAATGGTTCTTTTATTTATCAGTTATTGTGTCTTTATTCACTCTCAGTGGAATTAAGCAATTTATAAGCTGTATATACTATAAGCGGTACTCTTTAACAATCTGATTTTGTCTTTTCATTAGCACAATGGCAGCTGCATCCCCACAACCAATGATTCTTCGTGTTGTTGAGCCAGACCAGGCTAGAAAATTAAAACTCAGCTCACGACCAACCTCTGTTGATGCACTGATCAACATTATAAAAGAACAGCTGGAAATCAACCTTGACTTCGATTTGCTTTACGAAGATCCAGACTTTGAAGGGAAACTTACTTCCCTTACAGACATTGAGGAATTGCCACAAAAAGCTGTTGTGCACATCTCACTTTCACAAGACTCCAGCTCTATTGCATCTACTGTTCTACTTTCAGATGTGTCATCTCCAGAGCGTCTCAGCAGGTGGCCTCCAGGTCCTTTCCCTGTTCccacatttgcatttgatgtTGAACTAAAACTTAGAGATGGAAATGCGGAATATAAGAAGAACAACACGCACCTTAAGTTGACAAGAGACCTAAAGCACGACATTTTAGAAAAGCTTGCATCTACTATATATGGTTTTAAGGCTTACCCAAGTGATAAAGAGATTGCAAAGGCTGCTGAGGCTCTTGTAGCCAAACATCCCTGCTTGAAGGAAGCAGGATCTGAGACTGGCTGGAATGGATGGAAAAACTCCATCAAGTTTAAGATGGGCAATTTCAGGAACAAGATGAGACGGGCTGGATGTCAGGAGGTCACTGTTAATGCTGGAAAAAGAAGTAGAAGTTATCCTGAAAATGAATCTTCACATTCCAACATTAAAAGACCCAAGCGAGCAGAAGTCAACTTCCTACCAAACTTTCCCCAAGGAAAGGATCCTTCAAGCCTTGAGCAGTTGAGGCAGACAATTGTTGAAGAAGTCAAGAAGACTGAGAAGAACCTGCCCCTCATTAGAAAGATGATGGAGACCACATTTCCCCTACGCCGACAGACCATAGTGATGTCCTGCCCACCAGTGAACGAGCTCATGGACCTCTGGCCTGCTCTCAAAATAGAGTCTGAGGTAATATGGATCAGCGCTCtcttttgagaaaataattgtgATTCTTACTTATTTGGCTGCTATTTTCTGCTTTATAAAGGTGTGCTAGattcttcaaattgaactgtttttttaagtgttgttGCTGTATTCTGCTACATTTTAATGTAGTTGTATGCAGAGTTCCAGCGGATTACGAATCAGAACCTGCCCAACACATTCTATGCTGAGCTTGACCGCCATCTTCCTCGACTGATGACCTTATTCAGACAGAAGGCATCAAAACTGGAAAGACAGCAGATGCTCTGGCTGAAATTTTAAAAATCCACGATGAACTGGTAAATAGATTATTACACACTTCATAGGTTGAACCGGTGGAACTTTGAACATGTTCAATGACTCAAATGAGCTTTGTGAATTTTGCAATTAGTCCACTTTGTGTTTGCCATTTGTCTGATTACATTAAAGATGTGAACAGGTTATTTGTGAACATATGTTCTAATTGGACTGTTTAAAAATCAGCTTTGTTCAGTAAACTCTTCAGTATGTACAATTCTGTTTTTATCTTAATAGGAAATCCATGACATCCACACCAAGCGCATTACTGTTCTCCACGCCCTTCCAGTGTATCTGCACGAGGACGTTTCTGGATTTTTCAGAACCTGCACAGTGAGTCTCCTTAAGTCACTAACGGATTCTACTGTGTATAATGTAAACTGTCCATCAAAATACTAATATCTTTTAGGACTTACCTTTGTTTAGTCTACCCATACAGTTTCCATGTATTGGCAAGTGATAAGATGTTAAGTAAAACATTTTCCTGTAAATGTCCTTTAGCTTggtttcagtctctctcacaccactTAGGTTCTCTGGTAATTTGGCTGATTCGTGTGTGCAGAACATGAATCTTATGTTTTTCACCTCTTACAATGAGACCCAAGTCTCCCTTGGGTCtcattgtgttggtattggtttagtttagttttgtgttagtttgtgatTAGCATCTCTTTTTCAATCATTCAGGACGAGTCTGATGAGCTGGAGCTTGATGGCGTTGCAGTGGCCCTCCTTACGGTCATCAGTGACAATGACACACGTCCAGTTCACCACCACCCTGTGAGAA encodes:
- the LOC116222793 gene encoding uncharacterized protein LOC116222793, giving the protein MAAASPQPMILRVVEPDQARKLKLSSRPTSVDALINIIKEQLEINLDFDLLYEDPDFEGKLTSLTDIEELPQKAVVHISLSQDSSSIASTVLLSDVSSPERLSRWPPGPFPVPTFAFDVELKLRDGNAEYKKNNTHLKLTRDLKHDILEKLASTIYGFKAYPSDKEIAKAAEALVAKHPCLKEAGSETGWNGWKNSIKFKMGNFRNKMRRAGCQEVTVNAGKRSRSYPENESSHSNIKRPKRAEVNFLPNFPQGKDPSSLEQLRQTIVEEVKKTEKNLPLIRKMMETTFPLRRQTIVMSCPPVNELMDLWPALKIESEVIWISALF